In the Topomyia yanbarensis strain Yona2022 chromosome 3, ASM3024719v1, whole genome shotgun sequence genome, one interval contains:
- the LOC131687108 gene encoding uncharacterized protein LOC131687108 translates to MAAQNIDNDEFVPGILRQVAADDILYPEPAECGNGQLTICNGCRTIKVCIGLEDALNPTQLCPTSAPFCNTAEGGCSTIPDDTQEQCSAAAQELRFRCTGKGKYPDPHTCGGYYFCDKSGTIGDSYRCPPSYTYNSKVELCQRSNTACKSLNCTASGPVFKVHPSNNKYFYYCLYDANNAAAEPSIIMFSCGDGATYDSNARKCVYKCPREGLYVKSTSPNMYYQCYWSNGRITYIERSCPLATQQFDDTKKVCITPVVNATSKLFL, encoded by the coding sequence ATGGCAGCACAAAATATCGATAACGATGAGTTCGTGCCAGGAATTCTCAGGCAGGTTGCAGCCGACGATATTTTGTACCCCGAGCCAGCTGAATGTGGCAATGGACAGCTAACCATCTGCAATGGCTGTCGCACGATCAAAGTGTGCATTGGATTGGAAGATGCTCTGAATCCGACCCAGCTCTGTCCAACGTCTGCCCCGTTCTGCAACACGGCCGAGGGTGGCTGTTCCACAATTCCGGATGATACCCAGGAACAATGTTCAGCAGCTGCTCAAGAGTTACGCTTCCGTTGTACCGGAAAAGGCAAATATCCGGATCCACACACGTGCGGAGGTTATTACTTCTGCGATAAATCTGGAACTATTGGCGATTCGTATCGGTGCCCCCCGAGTTACACATACAACAGCAAAGTTGAACTATGTCAACGATCCAACACCGCATGTAAATCCCTCAACTGCACCGCCAGCGGCCCCGTCTTTAAGGTGCATCCATCGAACAACAAATACTTCTATTACTGTCTTTATGATGCCAACAATGCAGCAGCGGAACCTTCCATCATCATGTTTTCCTGCGGCGATGGGGCCACCTACGACAGCAATGCCAGGAAGTGTGTCTACAAGTGTCCCCGGGAGGGTCTGTATGTTAAATCGACCAGTCCGAACATGTACTACCAGTGCTACTGGTCCAATGGAAGAATAACGTACATAGAACGCTCATGCCCGTTGGCGACTCAGCAGTTCGACGACACGAAGAAAGTGTGTATCACGCCTGTTGTCAATGCTACAAGTAAGCTTTTCCTATAA
- the LOC131687109 gene encoding uncharacterized protein LOC131687109 — MRTIRFVCFGVLLIPVSFLVAQENDILLDEFAPAIARQVPADDLLYPDPVKCAGGRWFVCVGCRTIKICLGQANDNDNPTQICPVDSPYCNTAEGSCSTIPDDSQEQCSVQAATQLKLRCTSRGQFPDPRTCDGYYFCEQSGSFGDPYKCPPKYTYNSRLQLCKRRGSKRCNTVNCTSNNSILTAYPSNPQYFYYCPKDVGKDPLPIMFSCGDRATFDSSAKKCVYKCPRQGLFVKSNNPNMYYQCYRSNGRLTYSEKFCPAANQVFDNDKKVCVVPGVSYRPRFSFIVVVRG; from the exons ATGAGAACGATTAGATTCGTTTGCTTTGGTGTACTGCTGATTCCAGTTTCCTTTTTGG TCGCACAGGAGAACGATATACTGTTAGATGAGTTCGCGCCAGCAATTGCTCGACAGGTCCCGGCAGATGATCTTCTTTACCCGGATCCAGTTAAATGTGCTGGTGGGCGGTGGTTCGTTTGCGTCGGCTGCCGTACGATAAAGATATGTCTGGGACAGGCGAATGACAACGACAATCCTACACAGATATGCCCGGTCGATAGTCCCTATTGCAACACGGCAGAAGGAAGTTGTTCAACGATTCCGGATGATAGCCAGGAACAGTGTTCCGTCCAGGCAGCGACGCAGTTGAAACTTCGTTGTACTTCCAGAGGACAATTTCCGGATCCACGCACGTGCGATGGATACTATTTTTGTGAGCAAAGTGGCTCTTTTGGCGATCCGTATAAATGTCCTCCGAAATACACTTACAACAGCAGGTTGCAGTTGTGTAAACGACGCGGTAGTAAAAGATGCAATACGGTTAACTGCACTTCGAACAACtcaattttgactgcttatcctTCGAACCCACAGTATTTCTATTACTGTCCGAAGGACGTCGGTAAAGATCCTTTGCCAATTATGTTTTCATGCGGCGACCGAGCCACTTTCGACAGTAGTGCCAAAAAGTGTGTGTATAAGTGCCCGCGGCAAGGATTGTTTGTGAAGTCGAACAACCCAAATATGTATTACCAGTGTTATAGGTCAAATGGAAGGCTTACATACTCGGAAAAATTTTGTCCAGCGGCTAATCAAGTGTTTGACAACGATAAGAAAGTGTGCGTCGTACCTGGTGTTTCATATAGGCCTAGATTTAGTTTCATAGTTGTAGTACGAGGATAG
- the LOC131692427 gene encoding uncharacterized protein LOC131692427 produces the protein MAYKYLYATVIFVIFSLTLADVTRTVRRVRSINPFVTNVKCDPGERFGCADCSTVQVCHWDGTVIESSKYRCDSVNPSQPYCNGNSGTCSATPTGDCDQPSDLCPAEGIFPQPTNCREFIYCDADKNAYITPCASNEAYNHTVQDCVRSGTCFQINCAAATSQDQWYTYTPASELYVFCSSTAGTMTFECPKNEIFNPKLKRCDFSCPGAGRFAIPNEPANSKRYYQCVLGTGNVFTYTIQQCAGILVFDTVNLRCAPP, from the exons ATGGCATACAAGTACCTATACGCAAcggtaatttttgtaattttctcTTTGACTTTGGCGGATGTGACTAGAACAGTGCGGCGTGTACGCTCGATAAATCCTTTCGTTACGAACGTTAAATGCGATCCAGGAGAACGATTTGGATGTGCCGATTGTTCTACGGTTCAG GTCTGCCATTGGGATGGTACTGTCATCGAGTCTTCCAAGTATCGTTGCGACTCTGTGAATCCTTCCCAACCGTATTGTAATGGAAATTCTGGTACCTGTAGCGCTACGCCAACCGGCGATTGCGACCAGCCAAGTGATTTATGCCCAGCAGAAGGAATCTTTCCTC AACCCACCAACTGTCGCGAGTTCATCTACTGCGATGCAGATAAAAACGCTTACATTACACCGTGTGCATCCAATGAAGCTTACAACCACACAGTGCAGGATTGCGTACGGTCGGGAACTTGCTTCCAGATAAACTGTGCTGCTGCTACTTCCCAAGACCAATGGTACACCTACACTCCTGCATCGGAGTTGTATGTCTTCTGCTCCAGCACGGCCGGAACAATGACTTTCGAGTGTCCAAAAAACGAGATTTTCAACCCAAAATTAAAAAGATGTGACTTCAGTTGTCCCGGTGCCGGAAGGTTTGCCATTCCGAATGAACCAGCCAATAGCAAACGCTACTATCAATGCGTTTTGGGAACAGGCAATGTG TTTACGTACACCATTCAACAGTGCGCGGGCATTCTGGTCTTCGATACGGTAAACTTAAGATGTGCTCCACCCTAA